A window from Ramlibacter pinisoli encodes these proteins:
- a CDS encoding cupredoxin domain-containing protein — protein sequence MRLSALAWAALAALPALAAAETHVVTMEAMGFRPAELVVRPGDRVVWQNKDLVPHTATARGRFDSGEIAAGKSWAWTAPGPGRLDYVCTFHPGMKAGIVVQ from the coding sequence ATGCGGCTGTCCGCGCTCGCCTGGGCTGCGCTCGCTGCCCTGCCCGCCCTGGCCGCCGCCGAGACCCACGTGGTGACCATGGAGGCCATGGGGTTCCGCCCGGCCGAACTGGTGGTGCGGCCGGGCGACCGGGTCGTCTGGCAGAACAAGGACCTGGTCCCACACACGGCCACGGCGCGCGGGCGCTTCGATTCGGGCGAGATCGCCGCCGGCAAGAGCTGGGCCTGGACCGCCCCCGGGCCCGGCCGCCTCGACTATGTCTGCACCTTCCACCCCGGCATGAAAGCTGGCATCGTCGTCCAATGA
- a CDS encoding RNA polymerase sigma factor: MTALPSATASVSLDDAGLLQRMRTGEAGAFELLMRRHNRRLYRVARSLLRDAAEAEDALQEAYLHAFRALGDFRGEAGLVTWLTRIVSNECLGRLRRTARRNNIIPIVAAHAQPDLEGETMAEDPAAIEEDTPDRVLQRAELRALLERKIDQLPQDFRAVFVLRSVEELTVEETAQSLGLPEATVRTRHFRARSLLREAIAQDLDTAERELFDFDGARCDRIVAGVLQGLFSPGPSPAGSSPPTP; the protein is encoded by the coding sequence ATGACCGCCCTCCCGTCCGCCACTGCCAGCGTGTCGCTCGACGACGCCGGCCTGCTGCAGCGCATGCGAACCGGCGAGGCCGGCGCCTTTGAACTGCTGATGCGCCGGCACAACCGGCGCCTGTACCGGGTGGCGCGCTCGCTGCTGCGCGACGCCGCCGAGGCCGAGGACGCGCTGCAGGAAGCCTACCTGCACGCCTTCCGCGCACTGGGCGACTTCCGCGGCGAGGCCGGGCTGGTGACCTGGCTGACCCGCATCGTCTCCAACGAGTGCCTGGGGCGGCTGCGGCGCACTGCGCGGCGCAACAACATCATCCCCATCGTCGCGGCGCACGCGCAGCCCGACCTGGAGGGCGAGACCATGGCCGAAGACCCCGCCGCCATCGAGGAGGACACGCCCGACCGCGTGCTGCAGCGGGCCGAGCTGCGCGCCCTGCTGGAGCGCAAGATCGACCAGCTGCCGCAGGACTTCCGGGCCGTGTTCGTGCTGCGGTCGGTCGAGGAGCTCACCGTCGAGGAGACGGCGCAGAGCCTGGGCCTGCCCGAAGCGACCGTGCGCACCCGGCATTTCCGCGCCCGCAGCCTGCTGCGCGAGGCGATCGCGCAGGACCTGGACACGGCCGAGCGCGAGCTGTTCGATTTCGACGGCGCACGCTGCGACCGCATCGTCGCCGGCGTGCTGCAAGGGCTGTTCAGCCCAGGCCCATCGCCCGCAGGATCTTCTCCCCCGACGCCCTGA